GCGAATTGCGCATTGATAGCACTTTCTGGCTGTTTGCTGATATGAAGCAAATGACTTTGCATGCCTTTCGTTAAACCGTTCATTACACTTTCGTTACTCGGCCAGAAAAACCAGACAAACATTGAAGTGACACACACCAAAACCGCAATGGTTGTGTATCGTACCAAATAAGATTTAGTTTCATCAGAAAGACCCAGTGCTGTGGATAACTGTTGGGTCTTTTCTGCAAGAATTTGTCGTTGCTTGGCTACTTTTTTAATCCATGACTTTGAAAATCCAATTTCATGAATATCAGGAGCTATCAGGTCCACAGCTTCAAGCTCACACTCCTGAGAAAATGTATTGTCATCTACAAAATCAATAGATTCCAAACCACAAGCTCTAAAGTTTTCTACCTCTGAAATAGGCAACCACTCTGTAAAGCCAGGTCTCCAGATATGATGCTGAATTGAAATTTTTCTCTGCAAAAGAAGCTTATTGACTTGATCCGAAGTCAAAGGACCAAAATGCCTCTCTTCACGAAAAATAAACCAGTCATTTAACGTCTGACCTTGTTGTACCAAGCCAAATTCTTTGGCCATTTTTTCTACTGTATTTTTATGATTTTCTACACTACCCATCATTTAAATACTAAATGAGTTTTGATTCTAAAACCATAGGTCTAGTTTCTAAACCCAACTAAAGTAACCTGTAAAATTCAATCCTAGACTAGTGTTTAGAGGTTTCATCACCTCATTCATTTTATCTAAAAGTCCATACGTGAATCTATGAATATTTTGTCGATATCTATAATCTATTTATACATTAGCTGACTTAACCATACTTTATCTTGATCTAGTCTAGTACACTCCCTCACTCAATAATATATAGAGACGCAATTTTAATAGTTCCTTTTAATCTGGACTGAGCACGACCATTCTGGACTCCATAGGGGGTTTAGTTTTGTCGATGTTTAATCGCTATACAAATTAAGGAGTTGCAGTTGAATATCTCATCATTAGTTGGCTTAATTATGGCTATTTGTGTGTTCTTAGTGGTGGCACTGACCTCAGCCAAAAACCCCATGGTCTTTTTAGATTGGCATGCTGCTGTGATTGTGATGGGTGGAACCATTGCCGCAGCCTTACTGAGTTTCTCGGCTAAAAATATGGTGCTTTTGTTTAAAGTCTTTATTAGCCGAGTACTTACTGGATCACAAAAACAATACTCTGAAGTGATTTCTGAACTTGTAGACCTCGCTAAGAACTATCGTACTAACGAAAATTATTTAAATGAGGCGGCAGAAAAAATTAAAACTCCTTTCCTTAAAGAAGCCGTACAATTAGTCTCTGCTGGTGGATTGAGCGATAAAGAGATCGACACCATTCTTACCAAAAGAGCTAAAACCCACTTTGTCCGTTACGAACAAGACGCTCACATGTTTACAACAC
This portion of the Pseudobdellovibrionaceae bacterium genome encodes:
- a CDS encoding MotA/TolQ/ExbB proton channel family protein, with translation MNISSLVGLIMAICVFLVVALTSAKNPMVFLDWHAAVIVMGGTIAAALLSFSAKNMVLLFKVFISRVLTGSQKQYSEVISELVDLAKNYRTNENYLNEAAEKIKTPFLKEAVQLVSAGGLSDKEIDTILTKRAKTHFVRYEQDAHMFTTLAKFPPAFGLLGAVVGIVALMQGLGGADAINSVGPSMAVALVATLYGIAVANFIFIPIGENLSKFNQQDKILRQMVIDGVKMVREKKHPLLVEENLKSYLLPSERITLEIKNSANS